Proteins from one Pseudomonas grandcourensis genomic window:
- a CDS encoding integrase domain-containing protein yields MPTNATRLSDRQLKAVKATGKDFVLSDGDGLQLRVRASGSMMWNFNYREPLTRSRINMALGPYPDLSLANARKKAAEARELLALGTDPKTQRDEVRQAKLAETEHTFEKVATAWFELKKDSVTKAYAEDIWRSLTLHVFPSMKTTPLSQITAPMVIKILRPIEAKGSLETVKRLSQRLNEIMTYGVNSGLIFANPLNGIRAVFKKPKKENMAALPPEELPELMMEIANASIKRTTRCLIEWQLHTMTRPAEAATTRWADIDFNKRIWTIPPERMKKRRPHTIPLTDQALSLLETLKQLSGNREYVFPSDRNPRTHANSQTANMALKRMGFQDRLVSHGLRSMASTILNEHGWDPELIEVALAHVDKDEVRSAYNRTDYIERRRPMMAWWSEHIQKAATGSLSASAINQTRDRNVIPIR; encoded by the coding sequence ATGCCTACTAACGCAACCCGCCTCTCCGATCGCCAGCTCAAGGCAGTCAAGGCAACTGGTAAAGACTTCGTCCTCAGCGACGGCGATGGCTTGCAGCTTCGAGTACGCGCGAGCGGCTCGATGATGTGGAATTTCAATTACCGCGAGCCGTTGACCAGAAGCCGTATCAACATGGCGCTTGGTCCATACCCCGACCTCTCGCTAGCCAACGCCCGGAAGAAAGCCGCAGAGGCGCGTGAGTTGCTCGCTTTGGGCACTGATCCCAAAACCCAGCGTGATGAGGTAAGGCAAGCCAAACTTGCTGAGACTGAACACACTTTCGAGAAGGTGGCCACTGCCTGGTTCGAGCTGAAGAAAGACTCCGTAACCAAAGCCTACGCCGAAGACATTTGGAGATCGCTGACGCTTCATGTTTTCCCAAGCATGAAAACAACGCCGCTCTCTCAAATCACTGCTCCGATGGTTATCAAGATCCTTCGTCCGATCGAGGCCAAAGGGAGCCTCGAAACCGTGAAACGATTGAGCCAACGACTCAACGAAATCATGACCTACGGGGTCAACTCCGGGCTGATATTCGCGAACCCCCTCAATGGAATTCGGGCGGTGTTCAAGAAACCCAAGAAAGAGAACATGGCTGCGCTACCACCTGAGGAGCTTCCCGAGCTCATGATGGAAATCGCGAACGCCAGCATCAAGCGCACGACCCGCTGCCTGATCGAATGGCAACTGCACACGATGACCCGCCCTGCCGAAGCAGCTACCACACGATGGGCAGATATCGACTTCAACAAGCGCATTTGGACCATTCCGCCAGAGCGCATGAAAAAGCGTCGGCCGCACACAATCCCTCTTACCGATCAGGCACTTTCGTTACTGGAGACGCTCAAGCAACTCAGCGGTAACAGAGAGTACGTGTTCCCCTCAGATAGAAATCCCCGCACCCATGCCAATAGCCAGACCGCCAACATGGCGTTGAAGCGCATGGGCTTTCAGGACCGTCTAGTCAGCCACGGCTTGCGCTCGATGGCGAGCACCATCCTGAATGAGCATGGCTGGGATCCGGAGCTGATCGAGGTCGCACTGGCGCATGTCGACAAGGACGAAGTTCGTAGCGCCTACAACCGGACGGATTACATCGAACGCCGGCGTCCGATGATGGCTTGGTGGAGTGAACATATCCAGAAGGCGGCCACCGGCAGCCTGTCAGCATCGGCCATCAATCAAACCAGAGATCGCAACGTCATACCGATTCGCTGA
- a CDS encoding FAD-binding and (Fe-S)-binding domain-containing protein: MSIPAAFLRDAQQLIPQERRFDDPLSTLAFGTDASFYRLIPQLVIRVESEDEVVALLQLAQRDQVPVTFRAAGTSLSGQAISDSVLIVLGDNWNGREIRGQGTQIRLQPGVIGAQANAWLAPFGRKIGPDPASINACKIGGIVANNASGMCCGTAQNTYHTLAGIRLVLADGSRLDTEDAASVAAFRQSHAALLERLATLGRETRANAELAVKIRHKYRLKNTTGLSLNALVDFDEPVDILSHLLVGSEGTLGFISAVTYDTVVDHPNKASALIVFPDVETCCNAVTVLKSQPVSAVELLDRRSLRSVQDKPGMPAFVQHLSNNACALLIESRAASSTLLHEQLAQIMASLKAFPVEKQVDFTEDPQENARLWAIRKDTFPAVGAVRKTGTTVIIEDVTFPVEQLAIGVNRLIELFDKHHYDEAILFGHALEGNLHFVFTQGFNSPEEVARYQAFMDDVAQLVAVEFGGSLKAEHGTGRNMAPFVELEWGSDAYQLMWQLKRLLDPNGILNPDVVLSEDPQIHLKHLKPLPAADEIVDKCIECGFCEPVCPSKGLTLSPRQRIVIWRDIQAKKRAGIDTSELEAAYDYQGIDTCAATGLCAQRCPVGINTGELVKKLRSRKATHTKTANWLEGNFATALQGARFTLHVANGARMLLGAPRLAKLSATLTRLSKGQVPQWTNAMPQPEKPIRFSPTVTDARPRVVYLAACVSRAMGPAAGDTEQMSLHDKTRGLLEKAGYQVVFPDNLDNLCCGQPFASKGYAEQAEHKRQELIGALLHASRGGLDPIYCDTSPCTLRLVQDLGEVRLDLYDPVRFIRTHLMDRLDFTPQEAPIAVHVTCSTQHLGESQALIDLARKCSKNVIIPEGIHCCGFAGDKGFTTPELNAHSLRTLKDAVQQCSEGISTSRTCEIGLTQHGGIDYHGLVYLVDRVTQAREP; this comes from the coding sequence ATGAGTATACCGGCCGCTTTCCTGCGTGATGCACAACAACTAATTCCCCAAGAGCGACGTTTCGACGACCCGTTGTCGACCCTGGCCTTCGGCACCGACGCCAGCTTCTATCGATTGATTCCGCAACTGGTGATCCGCGTCGAGTCCGAAGACGAAGTGGTGGCACTGCTGCAACTGGCGCAACGGGATCAGGTGCCGGTGACTTTCCGCGCCGCCGGCACCAGCCTCTCCGGCCAGGCCATCAGCGACTCGGTATTGATCGTGCTGGGGGATAACTGGAACGGTCGCGAGATTCGCGGCCAAGGCACACAAATCCGCCTGCAACCGGGCGTGATCGGCGCCCAGGCCAATGCCTGGCTGGCACCGTTCGGACGCAAGATCGGCCCGGACCCGGCCTCAATCAACGCCTGCAAGATCGGCGGCATCGTCGCCAACAATGCCAGCGGCATGTGCTGCGGCACGGCGCAAAACACCTATCACACCCTGGCCGGCATTCGTCTGGTGTTGGCCGACGGCAGTCGTCTCGACACCGAGGATGCCGCCAGCGTCGCGGCGTTTCGCCAAAGCCACGCCGCCCTGCTGGAACGCTTGGCGACCCTGGGCCGCGAGACCCGGGCAAACGCCGAACTGGCTGTGAAAATTCGCCACAAATACCGTCTGAAAAATACCACCGGCCTGTCGCTCAATGCCCTGGTGGATTTCGACGAGCCTGTGGATATCTTGAGCCACTTGCTGGTGGGCTCCGAGGGCACGCTCGGGTTCATCAGTGCCGTGACCTACGACACCGTGGTCGACCACCCGAACAAGGCCTCGGCCCTGATTGTGTTCCCGGATGTCGAAACCTGCTGCAACGCCGTCACCGTGTTGAAAAGCCAACCGGTGTCGGCCGTGGAACTGCTGGACCGCCGCAGCCTACGCTCGGTGCAGGACAAACCCGGCATGCCCGCTTTCGTACAGCATTTGTCGAACAATGCCTGCGCCTTGCTGATCGAGTCCCGCGCCGCGTCGTCCACCTTGCTGCACGAACAACTGGCGCAGATCATGGCGTCGCTGAAGGCGTTCCCGGTGGAAAAGCAGGTCGACTTCACCGAAGACCCGCAGGAAAACGCCCGTCTCTGGGCCATCCGCAAAGACACCTTCCCGGCCGTCGGCGCGGTGCGCAAAACCGGCACCACGGTGATCATCGAAGACGTCACCTTCCCGGTCGAACAGCTGGCCATCGGCGTCAACCGCCTGATCGAATTGTTCGACAAACATCACTACGACGAAGCGATCCTTTTCGGACACGCTCTGGAAGGCAATCTGCACTTTGTCTTCACTCAAGGCTTCAACAGCCCGGAAGAAGTCGCACGCTATCAGGCGTTCATGGACGACGTGGCGCAACTGGTGGCGGTGGAGTTCGGCGGTTCGCTGAAGGCCGAACACGGCACCGGGCGCAACATGGCGCCGTTCGTTGAGCTGGAATGGGGCAGCGATGCCTACCAGCTGATGTGGCAACTCAAACGACTGCTCGACCCCAACGGCATTCTCAACCCGGACGTGGTGCTCAGCGAAGATCCACAGATCCACCTCAAGCACCTCAAGCCCTTGCCGGCCGCTGACGAGATTGTGGACAAGTGCATCGAATGCGGCTTTTGCGAACCGGTCTGTCCGTCGAAAGGCCTGACCTTGAGCCCGCGTCAGCGCATCGTGATCTGGCGCGACATCCAAGCGAAGAAACGCGCGGGCATCGATACGTCCGAACTCGAAGCCGCCTACGACTATCAGGGCATCGATACCTGCGCCGCCACCGGCCTGTGCGCACAACGTTGCCCTGTAGGCATCAATACCGGCGAGCTGGTGAAAAAGCTGCGTAGCCGGAAGGCAACGCATACGAAAACCGCCAACTGGCTTGAAGGAAATTTCGCCACGGCACTGCAAGGTGCACGCTTCACCCTGCACGTGGCCAATGGTGCGCGGATGTTGCTGGGGGCGCCGAGATTGGCGAAGTTATCGGCGACATTGACGCGCCTGTCCAAGGGTCAGGTCCCACAATGGACCAACGCGATGCCGCAACCGGAAAAGCCCATTCGTTTCAGCCCAACGGTGACGGATGCACGCCCGCGTGTGGTCTATCTGGCGGCCTGTGTATCCCGCGCCATGGGTCCGGCGGCGGGCGACACAGAGCAAATGTCGCTGCACGACAAGACCCGAGGCCTGCTGGAGAAGGCCGGCTACCAGGTGGTGTTCCCGGACAACCTCGACAACCTGTGCTGCGGTCAGCCATTCGCCTCAAAAGGCTACGCCGAGCAAGCCGAGCACAAACGCCAGGAACTGATCGGCGCCCTGCTCCACGCCAGCCGTGGCGGGCTCGACCCGATCTACTGCGACACCAGCCCCTGCACCTTGCGCCTGGTTCAAGACCTCGGCGAAGTCCGTCTGGACCTGTACGACCCGGTACGTTTCATCCGCACACACTTGATGGATCGCCTGGATTTCACGCCTCAGGAGGCCCCCATCGCCGTGCACGTAACCTGCAGCACCCAGCACCTCGGAGAAAGCCAGGCGTTGATCGACCTGGCGCGCAAGTGCAGCAAAAACGTGATCATTCCCGAAGGTATCCACTGTTGTGGCTTCGCCGGTGACAAGGGTTTTACCACCCCGGAGCTGAACGCCCACTCGCTGCGCACGCTCAAGGACGCGGTGCAACAATGCAGCGAGGGGATATCGACCAGCCGCACCTGTGAGATCGGTCTGACGCAACATGGCGGCATTGATTACCACGGACTAGTCTATCTGGTGGACCGCGTTACCCAGGCTAGGGAGCCCTGA
- a CDS encoding lactate utilization protein, translating into MSAKQNILAKLRKSLTGTTPVADNFDVDLVTQPYTYAPEQRIAQLRKLMEAVHTEIHLTSGQEWPTLLAQLLQDRQLPSLLIAPTTPHGQRITQHWANNPGLPMLKAYDRPAEEWKAELFNDTPASLTTTLGAIAATGSLILWPTREEPRLMSLVPPVHFALLKASEIRDNFYQVQQEFEWAQGMPTNALLVSGPSKTADIEQVLAYGAHGPKDLVVLILEDQ; encoded by the coding sequence ATGAGCGCCAAGCAAAATATCCTCGCCAAACTGCGTAAAAGCCTGACAGGCACCACGCCGGTGGCTGACAACTTCGATGTCGACCTGGTGACCCAGCCCTACACCTACGCGCCTGAGCAACGCATTGCGCAACTGCGCAAGTTGATGGAAGCGGTGCACACGGAAATTCATCTGACGTCCGGCCAAGAGTGGCCGACGCTACTCGCGCAGTTGCTGCAGGACCGCCAGTTGCCAAGCCTGCTGATCGCACCGACAACGCCCCACGGTCAAAGGATCACGCAGCACTGGGCGAATAATCCCGGCCTGCCAATGCTGAAAGCCTACGACCGTCCGGCTGAAGAATGGAAAGCGGAGCTGTTCAACGACACCCCGGCGAGCCTGACCACCACCCTCGGCGCCATCGCTGCCACGGGCAGCCTGATTCTCTGGCCGACCCGGGAAGAACCACGCCTGATGAGCCTGGTACCTCCGGTGCATTTCGCCCTGCTCAAGGCCAGCGAGATCCGCGACAACTTCTATCAGGTGCAACAGGAATTCGAATGGGCCCAGGGCATGCCGACCAACGCGCTGCTGGTATCCGGCCCGTCGAAGACCGCCGACATCGAGCAAGTACTGGCGTACGGCGCCCACGGTCCGAAGGACCTGGTGGTACTGATCCTGGAGGACCAATGA
- a CDS encoding LutB/LldF family L-lactate oxidation iron-sulfur protein: protein MSTSTIIPTVAVEEDFRTRAHNALGDAQLRGNFRKAMDSLMTKRAAAFSDAHEREHLRALGNAIRARALSKLPDLLEQLEQNLTRNGVTVHWAETVDEANGIVLSIIRAHEGRQVIKGKSMVSEEMEMNHFLAEQGIECLESDMGEYIVQLDHEKPSHIIMPAIHKNAGQVASLFHDKLGVEYTKDVDQLIQIGRRVLRQKFFEADIGVSGVNFAVAETGTLLLVENEGNGRMTTTVPPVHIAVTGIEKVVENLRDVVPLLSLLTRSALGIPITTYVNMISGPRKEHELDGPQEVHLVLLDNGRSQAFADSELRQTLNCIRCGACMNHCPVYTRIGGHAYGEVYPGPIGKIITPHMVGLAKVPDHPSASSLCGACGEVCPVKIPIPALLRRLREENVKAPDSPHQVMRGQGSKYSRKERFIWNAWAKLNSSPTLYRLFGFFATRLRALTPSNVGPWTQNHSAPKPAARSLHDMAREHLAKQGDR, encoded by the coding sequence ATGAGCACTTCCACGATTATTCCTACGGTTGCCGTAGAAGAAGATTTCCGCACCCGCGCCCACAACGCGCTGGGTGACGCGCAATTGCGAGGCAACTTTCGCAAGGCGATGGATTCACTGATGACCAAACGGGCAGCGGCGTTCAGCGATGCCCATGAAAGAGAACACTTGCGTGCACTGGGCAATGCAATCCGTGCCCGCGCGCTCTCCAAGTTGCCCGACCTGCTCGAGCAACTGGAACAGAACCTGACCCGCAACGGTGTGACAGTGCACTGGGCGGAAACGGTGGACGAGGCCAATGGCATCGTCCTCTCGATCATCCGCGCTCACGAGGGGCGGCAAGTGATCAAGGGCAAATCGATGGTCAGCGAAGAGATGGAGATGAACCATTTCCTCGCTGAACAGGGCATTGAATGCCTGGAATCGGACATGGGCGAGTACATCGTCCAGCTCGACCACGAGAAGCCTTCACACATAATCATGCCGGCAATCCACAAGAACGCCGGTCAGGTCGCGTCCTTGTTCCACGACAAACTTGGCGTGGAATACACCAAGGACGTCGACCAACTCATTCAGATCGGCCGCAGAGTCCTGCGGCAGAAATTCTTCGAAGCGGACATCGGCGTCTCCGGTGTCAACTTCGCCGTGGCCGAAACCGGCACCCTGCTGCTGGTGGAAAACGAAGGCAACGGTCGCATGACCACCACGGTGCCCCCGGTGCACATTGCCGTCACCGGCATTGAAAAAGTCGTGGAAAACCTGCGCGACGTGGTGCCGTTGCTGTCGCTGCTGACCCGCTCGGCCCTGGGCATCCCGATCACCACCTACGTCAACATGATCTCCGGCCCGCGCAAGGAACATGAGCTCGACGGCCCGCAGGAAGTGCACCTTGTACTGCTCGATAACGGCCGCAGCCAGGCCTTTGCCGACAGCGAACTGCGCCAGACCCTGAACTGCATTCGCTGCGGTGCCTGTATGAATCATTGCCCGGTCTACACCCGAATCGGCGGCCATGCCTATGGGGAGGTTTACCCCGGCCCTATCGGAAAAATCATCACCCCGCACATGGTCGGCCTGGCGAAAGTGCCGGATCACCCGAGCGCTTCTTCGCTGTGCGGTGCCTGCGGTGAAGTCTGCCCGGTGAAAATCCCGATCCCTGCTCTGTTGCGGCGCCTGCGGGAAGAAAACGTCAAGGCCCCGGACAGCCCCCATCAAGTGATGCGCGGTCAGGGCAGCAAGTATTCGCGCAAGGAACGGTTCATCTGGAACGCCTGGGCGAAGCTCAACAGCTCGCCGACGCTCTATCGCCTGTTCGGATTCTTCGCCACCCGTTTGCGCGCCCTCACGCCGAGCAATGTCGGCCCGTGGACGCAAAACCATAGCGCACCGAAACCCGCTGCCCGCTCGCTGCATGACATGGCCCGCGAACATCTGGCCAAACAGGGAGACCGCTGA
- a CDS encoding (Fe-S)-binding protein produces the protein MSELFYNAVPNATRVAPPLPEPRQYPSEKPSRVYLFGTCVVDLFYPEAGMDAIHLLEREGIRVEYPQGQSCCGQPAYTSGYTEQARTVARSQLALFAGNYPVVVPSGSCAGMLREHYADLFKDEPETLKQVQALAARTYELAEFLLFVCKVQLKDSGEPVKVALHTSCSARREMNTHLHGRELLAQLSNVERVNHDHESECCGFGGTFSVRMPDISGAMVADKTLALKESGAHKVLSADCGCLMNINGSLEKQQETLRGQHLASFLWQRTGGAR, from the coding sequence ATGAGCGAGCTTTTTTACAACGCCGTGCCGAATGCGACCCGTGTCGCCCCGCCACTGCCCGAGCCTCGGCAGTACCCCAGCGAGAAACCGTCACGGGTCTACCTGTTCGGGACCTGCGTGGTCGATTTGTTCTACCCGGAAGCCGGGATGGATGCGATCCACCTGCTGGAGCGCGAAGGCATTCGTGTCGAATACCCGCAAGGGCAAAGCTGCTGCGGCCAACCGGCCTACACCTCGGGTTACACCGAACAGGCACGAACCGTGGCGCGCTCGCAACTGGCGCTGTTTGCCGGCAACTATCCGGTGGTGGTGCCGTCAGGTTCTTGCGCGGGCATGCTGCGCGAACATTACGCCGACTTGTTCAAGGACGAGCCGGAAACGTTGAAACAGGTTCAGGCCCTGGCGGCCAGAACCTACGAGCTGGCCGAGTTCCTGTTGTTTGTCTGCAAGGTGCAGCTCAAGGACAGCGGCGAGCCCGTAAAAGTGGCGTTGCACACCTCGTGCTCGGCACGCCGTGAAATGAACACGCACCTGCACGGCCGCGAGTTGTTGGCGCAGTTGAGCAATGTGGAGCGGGTCAATCACGATCACGAAAGTGAGTGCTGTGGCTTTGGTGGGACATTCAGCGTCCGTATGCCAGACATTTCCGGCGCGATGGTGGCTGACAAGACCCTGGCGCTGAAGGAGTCCGGCGCGCACAAGGTATTGAGTGCCGACTGCGGCTGTTTGATGAACATCAACGGCTCGCTGGAAAAACAGCAGGAAACGTTGCGCGGTCAGCATCTGGCCAGTTTCCTCTGGCAGCGTACCGGAGGTGCCCGATGA
- a CDS encoding lactate permease LctP family transporter → MQTWQQLYTPLGSLGLSALAAVIPIVFFFLALAVFRLKGHVAGSITLALSILVAIFAFQMPVDMAFAAAGYGFAYGLWPIAWIIVAAVFLYKLTVKSGQFEVIRSSVLSITDDQRLQVLLIGFCFGAFLEGAAGFGAPVAITAALLVGLGFNPLYAAGLCLIANTAPVAFGALGIPIIVAGQVTGIDAFKIGAMTGRQLPLLSLFVPFWLVFMMDGLRGVRETWPAALVAGLSFAVTQYFTSNFIGPELPDITSALASLISLTLFLKVWQPKRAAGQHIVGAVSASVVSASAGGFGQKRTTVASPYSLGEIFKAWSPFLILTVLVTIWTLKPFKAMFAAGGSMYIFVFNFAIPHLDQMVVKVAPIVAAPTAIPAVFKLDPISATGTAIFFSALISMLVLKVNLKTGLTTFKETFYELRWPILSIGMVLAFAFVTNYSGMSSTMALVLAATGAAFPFFSPFLGWLGVFLTGSDTSSNALFSSLQATTAHQIGVNDTLLVAANTSGGVTGKMISPQSIAVACAATGLVGKESDLFRFTLKHSLFFATIVGLITLAQAYWFTGMLVH, encoded by the coding sequence ATGCAAACCTGGCAACAGCTCTATACCCCGCTCGGCAGCCTCGGCCTGTCCGCACTCGCCGCCGTCATCCCCATCGTGTTTTTCTTCCTGGCCTTGGCCGTGTTCCGCCTCAAAGGGCATGTGGCCGGCAGCATCACCCTGGCGCTGTCGATCCTGGTGGCGATCTTCGCTTTCCAGATGCCAGTCGACATGGCATTCGCCGCCGCCGGGTATGGCTTCGCCTATGGCCTGTGGCCGATTGCCTGGATCATCGTGGCAGCCGTGTTCCTCTACAAACTGACAGTCAAGAGCGGGCAGTTTGAAGTCATCCGCAGTTCGGTTCTGTCGATCACCGATGACCAGCGCCTGCAGGTCCTGCTGATCGGTTTCTGCTTCGGCGCCTTCCTCGAAGGTGCAGCCGGTTTTGGCGCACCGGTGGCGATTACTGCTGCGCTGCTGGTAGGACTTGGCTTCAACCCGCTGTACGCCGCCGGCTTGTGCCTGATCGCCAACACCGCGCCGGTGGCCTTCGGCGCCCTGGGCATCCCGATCATCGTTGCCGGGCAAGTGACCGGCATCGACGCTTTCAAGATCGGCGCCATGACCGGCCGCCAATTGCCGCTGCTGTCGCTGTTCGTGCCGTTCTGGCTGGTGTTCATGATGGACGGCCTGCGCGGCGTGCGGGAAACCTGGCCTGCCGCCCTGGTGGCCGGTTTGAGCTTTGCCGTGACCCAGTACTTCACCTCGAATTTCATCGGCCCGGAACTGCCGGACATCACCTCGGCCCTGGCCAGCCTGATTTCCCTGACCCTGTTCCTGAAAGTCTGGCAACCAAAACGCGCCGCCGGCCAACACATCGTCGGCGCCGTCTCGGCCTCCGTGGTGAGCGCCAGCGCCGGTGGTTTCGGCCAGAAGCGCACCACCGTGGCTTCGCCTTACAGCCTTGGGGAAATCTTCAAGGCCTGGTCGCCGTTCCTGATCCTGACCGTACTGGTCACCATCTGGACCCTGAAGCCGTTCAAGGCGATGTTCGCCGCCGGCGGTTCGATGTACATCTTCGTGTTCAACTTCGCCATCCCGCACCTGGACCAGATGGTAGTCAAGGTTGCACCGATCGTGGCCGCGCCAACCGCCATTCCGGCAGTGTTCAAACTGGACCCGATTTCCGCCACTGGCACAGCGATTTTCTTCTCGGCCCTGATCTCAATGCTGGTCCTGAAGGTCAACCTCAAAACTGGTCTGACCACTTTTAAAGAGACCTTCTACGAACTGCGTTGGCCAATCCTGTCCATCGGCATGGTGCTGGCGTTTGCCTTCGTGACCAACTACTCGGGCATGTCCTCGACCATGGCCCTGGTACTGGCGGCGACGGGTGCAGCCTTCCCGTTCTTCTCGCCGTTCCTCGGCTGGCTGGGCGTGTTCCTCACCGGTTCCGATACTTCGTCCAACGCCCTGTTCAGTTCGCTGCAAGCGACCACCGCGCATCAGATCGGTGTCAACGACACCTTGCTGGTGGCGGCGAACACCAGCGGCGGCGTGACTGGCAAGATGATCTCGCCACAATCGATCGCCGTGGCCTGTGCCGCGACCGGCCTGGTGGGCAAAGAATCGGATCTGTTCCGCTTCACCCTCAAGCACAGCCTATTCTTTGCAACGATTGTCGGCTTGATCACGTTGGCCCAGGCCTATTGGTTCACCGGCATGCTGGTGCACTAA
- a CDS encoding GntR family transcriptional regulator, with product MGFDQIRQRRLSDDIVEQLEGMILEGTLKAGERLPAERALAEQFGVSRPSLREAIQKLTAKGLLVSRQGGGNYVVESLGSTFSDPLLHLLESNPEAQRDLLEFRHTLEASCAYYAALRATDVDRERLTSAFNELQDCYSRHEEVSRAEEGAADASFHLAIAEASHNAVLLHTIRGLFDLLKRNVVTNIGGMYKQRTETRDMLITQHRELYQAIIEGRAEQAREVSSRHILYVQEVLEEVRQEVQRVARAERRKGM from the coding sequence ATGGGGTTTGATCAGATTCGTCAGCGCCGTTTGTCTGACGATATTGTCGAGCAGCTTGAGGGCATGATCCTCGAGGGCACGCTCAAAGCGGGTGAGCGCTTGCCGGCCGAGCGCGCGCTGGCCGAGCAATTTGGTGTGTCACGCCCTTCGTTGCGCGAAGCTATTCAGAAGCTGACCGCCAAGGGCCTGTTGGTCAGTCGCCAGGGCGGTGGCAACTATGTGGTGGAATCACTGGGTAGCACTTTCAGTGACCCCTTGTTGCATCTGTTGGAAAGCAATCCCGAGGCTCAACGCGATCTGCTGGAGTTTCGCCATACGCTGGAAGCGTCTTGCGCCTACTACGCGGCGCTGCGTGCCACGGATGTGGATCGCGAGCGGCTGACCTCGGCATTCAACGAATTGCAGGACTGCTATTCGCGTCACGAAGAAGTGAGTCGTGCCGAAGAGGGGGCGGCGGACGCAAGCTTTCACCTGGCGATCGCCGAAGCCAGCCACAATGCCGTGTTGCTGCACACCATTCGCGGGCTGTTCGACCTGCTCAAGCGCAACGTGGTGACCAACATCGGTGGCATGTACAAGCAGCGCACTGAAACCCGCGACATGCTGATCACGCAGCATCGGGAGTTGTATCAGGCAATTATCGAAGGGCGTGCGGAGCAGGCGCGGGAAGTTTCCAGTCGACACATTCTGTATGTGCAGGAGGTGCTGGAAGAAGTGCGTCAGGAAGTACAGCGCGTGGCCCGGGCGGAGCGGCGCAAGGGGATGTGA
- the smpB gene encoding SsrA-binding protein SmpB, which translates to MAKQKKHPTGTIAQNKKARHDYFIEHRFEAGLVLAGWEVKSLRASKLQLVDSYVLLKDGEAWLLGSHITPLTTASTHVIADPVRTRKLLLNRRELEKLAAAVQQKGYACVCLSWYWSKHMVKCEIALGKGKKEYDKRDTERERDAGRELQRAVRNKGKED; encoded by the coding sequence ATGGCTAAACAGAAGAAACACCCAACAGGGACCATCGCGCAAAACAAAAAGGCGCGACACGATTACTTCATCGAACATCGTTTCGAGGCTGGTCTGGTCCTGGCCGGCTGGGAAGTAAAAAGTCTGCGGGCAAGCAAGCTGCAGCTGGTTGACAGCTACGTACTGCTCAAGGATGGCGAAGCCTGGCTGCTCGGCAGCCACATTACGCCCCTGACGACCGCCAGTACCCACGTCATCGCGGATCCCGTGCGCACCCGTAAGTTGCTGCTCAACCGGCGCGAGCTGGAAAAGCTGGCCGCGGCCGTGCAGCAAAAGGGTTACGCCTGCGTGTGCCTGTCCTGGTACTGGAGCAAGCACATGGTCAAGTGCGAGATCGCCCTGGGCAAGGGCAAGAAGGAATACGACAAGCGCGATACCGAACGCGAACGCGACGCCGGTCGCGAGTTGCAGCGTGCGGTGCGCAACAAGGGCAAGGAAGACTGA